A DNA window from Camelina sativa cultivar DH55 chromosome 17, Cs, whole genome shotgun sequence contains the following coding sequences:
- the LOC104754527 gene encoding BRCA1-associated RING domain protein 1-like isoform X2, producing MADFTNMLMNPWVLHLQKLELELKCPLCLKLLNRPVLLPCDHVFCDSCVHKSSKVESSCAVCKSKYHKKAQRNLHFMESVISIYKSLNAAVSVHLPQLQIPNDCNALNNSNSPKDGGSEDSEMTDKDASKLNHGGDFSSRDGSPLPTSEDSSPRPKHQDWTAEKLRDHLPLYEFESENDAGYHTPESHKGQAAKNPSDITASEQPGNAARKRICGIRESNPNPKTQDGTLLRLMESLRSDDPTDYVKVQKHQLPHTEQDTKRKRDITAYEAMENHLKVPKREKNLMQKVDDMDCNDNCSANSDDQQIGKTSKASDFTPHLVSDQSSSNITICGFCQSARVSEATGEMLHYSKGKPVVGDDIFRSNVIHVHSACIEWAPQVYYEGDTVKNLKPELARGMKIKCTKCSLKGAALGCYVKSCRRSYHVPCAREMSRCRWDYGDFLLLCPAHSSVKFPNEKSGHRVSRAEPLPKRTPAELCSLEKTPAITKDLVLCGSALSKSDKNLMESLAVKFNATISRYWNPNVTHVIASTDEKGACTRTLKVLMGILNGKWIINADWMKASLEASEPVDEEAFEIHLDSQGCQDGPKAARLGAASNKPKLFDGLKFYFFGDFYKGYKEDLQNLVKVAGGTVLNTEDELGAESSNSADDQRSPIVVYNIDPPIGCALGEEVTIIWQRANDAEALASQTGSRLVGHTWLLESIAGYKIHPII from the exons ATGGCGGATTTTACCAACATGCTGATGAATCCATGGGTTCTCCATCTCCAGAAGCTCGAGCTCGAGCTCAAGTGCCCTCTCTG CTTGAAATTGCTTAATCGACCGGTGTTGCTTCCTTGTGACCACGTTTTCTGCGA TTCATGTGTACACAAATCTTCGAAAGTTGAATCAAGCTGTGCTGTGTGCAAATCTAAATATCACAAAAAGG CTCAGAGGAACCTTCATTTCATGGAAAGTGTTATAAGCATTTACAAAAGCTTGAATGCTGCTGTTAGTGTTCATCTCCCACAATTACAGATTCCGAATGATTGCAATGCACTGAACAATTCCAACAGCCCAAAAGACGGTGGATCTGAAGATTCTGAGATGACTGACAAGGATGCAAGCAAGCTCAATCATGGTGGTGATTTCTCTAGTCGTGATGGTTCTCCTCTTCCGACCTCTGAAGATAGTAGTCCAAGACCTAAGCATCAGGATTGGACTGCAGAGAAGTTGCGTGATCATCTCCCATTATATGAGTTCGAATCAGAGAACGACGCTGGCTATCAT ACACCTGAAAGTCATAAAGGACAAGCTGCAAAAAATCCGAGTGACATCACTGCTTCTGAGCAGCCTGGCAATGCTGCAAGGAAGCGGATTTGTGGTATCCGTGAAAGCAATCCGAATCCTAAGACTCAGGATGGGACTTTGCTGCGGTTGATGGAGAGCCTCCGGTCAGATGATCCCACTGATTATGTTAAAGTACAGAAACATCAG TTACCTCATACAGAACAAGATACAAAAAGGAAACGTGACATCACCGCTTATGAAGCAATGGAGAATCATCTGAAAGTTCCCAAGAGGGAGAAGAACCTGATGCAAAAAGTTGATGATATGGACTGCAATGATAACTGCTCTGCAAACTCTGATGATCAGCAAATTGGGAAAACCTCAAAGGCATCAGATTTTACACCACATTTAGTTTCCGATCAATCATCATCCAACATAACCATATGTGGGTTCTGCCAATCCGCTAGGGTATCTGAG GCCACTGGAGAAATGCTGCATTACTCTAAGGGAAAACCAGTGGTTGGAGATGACATCTTCCGGTCCAATGTTATCCATGTCCATAGTGCATGTATCGAATG GGCACCGCAAGTTTATTATGAAGGTGACACAGTGAAGAACCTGAAACCAGAATTGGCAAGGGGAATGAAAATCAAGTGCACTAAATGTAGTCTAAAAGGGGCTGCCTTAGGCTGCTATGTCAAGTCTTGCCGGCGAAGCTATCATGTTCCATGTGCAAGGGAGATGTCCAGATGCCGTTGGGATTAT GgggactttcttcttctttgtccgGCTCATTCTTCTGTCAAATTCCCAAACGAGAAGTCTGGACATCGCGTATCCAGAGCTGAGCCCTTGCCAAAAAG GACTCCTGCTGAGCTATGTTCTTTGGAAAAAACGCCGGCTATTACAAAAGACCTTGTTCTCTGTGGATCAGCACTCTCTAAGAGTGATAAG AACCTAATGGAAAGTTTAGCCGTTAAATTCAATGCAACCATATCAAGGTACTGGAACCCAAATGTTACACATGTGATTGCTTCAACAGACGAAAAAGGAGCTTGCACAAGAACTTTGAAGGTTCTTATGGGTATTCTGAATGGAAAATGGATTATCAATGCAGATT GGATGAAAGCAAGCCTTGAAGCTTCTGAACCTGTTGATGAAGAAGCATTCGAGATTCATCTTGATAGTCAAGGATGTCAAGATGGACCGAAAGCTGCAAGACTCGGAGCAGCAAGTAAT AAACCAAAGCTCTTTGATGGCTTGAAGTTCTATTTCTTTGGAGATTTCTACAAAGGATACAAAGAAGACCTTCAGAATCTAGTCAAAGTTGCTGGAGGTACAGTCTTGAACACAGAGGATGAGCTAGGTGCAGAAAGTAGCAACAGTGCCGATGACCAAAGATCACCGATTGTGGTTTACAACATTGATCCTCCAATTGGATGCGCCTTAGGGGAAGAAGTCACGATTATTTGGCAAAGAGCTAATGACGCAGAGGCTTTAGCTAGTCAAACTGGGTCTCGGCTGGTTGGTCACACATGGCTTTTGGAGTCCATCGCTGGTTACAAGATACACCCTATAATTTAG
- the LOC104754527 gene encoding BRCA1-associated RING domain protein 1-like isoform X1, with protein sequence MADFTNMLMNPWVLHLQKLELELKCPLCLKLLNRPVLLPCDHVFCDSCVHKSSKVESSCAVCKSKYHKKAQRNLHFMESVISIYKSLNAAVSVHLPQLQIPNDCNALNNSNSPKDGGSEDSEMTDKDASKLNHGGDFSSRDGSPLPTSEDSSPRPKHQDWTAEKLRDHLPLYEFESENDAGYHTPESHKGQAAKNPSDITASEQPGNAARKRICGIRESNPNPKTQDGTLLRLMESLRSDDPTDYVKVQKHQQLPHTEQDTKRKRDITAYEAMENHLKVPKREKNLMQKVDDMDCNDNCSANSDDQQIGKTSKASDFTPHLVSDQSSSNITICGFCQSARVSEATGEMLHYSKGKPVVGDDIFRSNVIHVHSACIEWAPQVYYEGDTVKNLKPELARGMKIKCTKCSLKGAALGCYVKSCRRSYHVPCAREMSRCRWDYGDFLLLCPAHSSVKFPNEKSGHRVSRAEPLPKRTPAELCSLEKTPAITKDLVLCGSALSKSDKNLMESLAVKFNATISRYWNPNVTHVIASTDEKGACTRTLKVLMGILNGKWIINADWMKASLEASEPVDEEAFEIHLDSQGCQDGPKAARLGAASNKPKLFDGLKFYFFGDFYKGYKEDLQNLVKVAGGTVLNTEDELGAESSNSADDQRSPIVVYNIDPPIGCALGEEVTIIWQRANDAEALASQTGSRLVGHTWLLESIAGYKIHPII encoded by the exons ATGGCGGATTTTACCAACATGCTGATGAATCCATGGGTTCTCCATCTCCAGAAGCTCGAGCTCGAGCTCAAGTGCCCTCTCTG CTTGAAATTGCTTAATCGACCGGTGTTGCTTCCTTGTGACCACGTTTTCTGCGA TTCATGTGTACACAAATCTTCGAAAGTTGAATCAAGCTGTGCTGTGTGCAAATCTAAATATCACAAAAAGG CTCAGAGGAACCTTCATTTCATGGAAAGTGTTATAAGCATTTACAAAAGCTTGAATGCTGCTGTTAGTGTTCATCTCCCACAATTACAGATTCCGAATGATTGCAATGCACTGAACAATTCCAACAGCCCAAAAGACGGTGGATCTGAAGATTCTGAGATGACTGACAAGGATGCAAGCAAGCTCAATCATGGTGGTGATTTCTCTAGTCGTGATGGTTCTCCTCTTCCGACCTCTGAAGATAGTAGTCCAAGACCTAAGCATCAGGATTGGACTGCAGAGAAGTTGCGTGATCATCTCCCATTATATGAGTTCGAATCAGAGAACGACGCTGGCTATCAT ACACCTGAAAGTCATAAAGGACAAGCTGCAAAAAATCCGAGTGACATCACTGCTTCTGAGCAGCCTGGCAATGCTGCAAGGAAGCGGATTTGTGGTATCCGTGAAAGCAATCCGAATCCTAAGACTCAGGATGGGACTTTGCTGCGGTTGATGGAGAGCCTCCGGTCAGATGATCCCACTGATTATGTTAAAGTACAGAAACATCAG CAGTTACCTCATACAGAACAAGATACAAAAAGGAAACGTGACATCACCGCTTATGAAGCAATGGAGAATCATCTGAAAGTTCCCAAGAGGGAGAAGAACCTGATGCAAAAAGTTGATGATATGGACTGCAATGATAACTGCTCTGCAAACTCTGATGATCAGCAAATTGGGAAAACCTCAAAGGCATCAGATTTTACACCACATTTAGTTTCCGATCAATCATCATCCAACATAACCATATGTGGGTTCTGCCAATCCGCTAGGGTATCTGAG GCCACTGGAGAAATGCTGCATTACTCTAAGGGAAAACCAGTGGTTGGAGATGACATCTTCCGGTCCAATGTTATCCATGTCCATAGTGCATGTATCGAATG GGCACCGCAAGTTTATTATGAAGGTGACACAGTGAAGAACCTGAAACCAGAATTGGCAAGGGGAATGAAAATCAAGTGCACTAAATGTAGTCTAAAAGGGGCTGCCTTAGGCTGCTATGTCAAGTCTTGCCGGCGAAGCTATCATGTTCCATGTGCAAGGGAGATGTCCAGATGCCGTTGGGATTAT GgggactttcttcttctttgtccgGCTCATTCTTCTGTCAAATTCCCAAACGAGAAGTCTGGACATCGCGTATCCAGAGCTGAGCCCTTGCCAAAAAG GACTCCTGCTGAGCTATGTTCTTTGGAAAAAACGCCGGCTATTACAAAAGACCTTGTTCTCTGTGGATCAGCACTCTCTAAGAGTGATAAG AACCTAATGGAAAGTTTAGCCGTTAAATTCAATGCAACCATATCAAGGTACTGGAACCCAAATGTTACACATGTGATTGCTTCAACAGACGAAAAAGGAGCTTGCACAAGAACTTTGAAGGTTCTTATGGGTATTCTGAATGGAAAATGGATTATCAATGCAGATT GGATGAAAGCAAGCCTTGAAGCTTCTGAACCTGTTGATGAAGAAGCATTCGAGATTCATCTTGATAGTCAAGGATGTCAAGATGGACCGAAAGCTGCAAGACTCGGAGCAGCAAGTAAT AAACCAAAGCTCTTTGATGGCTTGAAGTTCTATTTCTTTGGAGATTTCTACAAAGGATACAAAGAAGACCTTCAGAATCTAGTCAAAGTTGCTGGAGGTACAGTCTTGAACACAGAGGATGAGCTAGGTGCAGAAAGTAGCAACAGTGCCGATGACCAAAGATCACCGATTGTGGTTTACAACATTGATCCTCCAATTGGATGCGCCTTAGGGGAAGAAGTCACGATTATTTGGCAAAGAGCTAATGACGCAGAGGCTTTAGCTAGTCAAACTGGGTCTCGGCTGGTTGGTCACACATGGCTTTTGGAGTCCATCGCTGGTTACAAGATACACCCTATAATTTAG